A genome region from Gadus chalcogrammus isolate NIFS_2021 chromosome 5, NIFS_Gcha_1.0, whole genome shotgun sequence includes the following:
- the pcare1 gene encoding photoreceptor cilium actin regulator has translation MGCSPSKGKAFGTYGSFRRGRALLPGTEDASPRDFQCVESRDLSVSADGETKERKPVNGPAQSSQREPPFSPQKRRTCLSDPPQEVVHLDISGSQATSNTPAAKGKQKSVEKDTTDKRLAKKPKKTSTGVKPVKKEKAKKVILSEQKVDFPEPLVKAHQAAYGFLNPSITKYDILLGLLEQATQTQVSVQPMAAFMLMRYEELNRGLEAMAYEGEKLLKENGEHLAWPCPTKKPSSSSPVKPASADVDPPPDLLQQLLQYTTQRMQNVCQTVGGIGDSALEEAVEYFASLSELLEEKLHIKRATDARLMQLLTRIETASLRKPGPEDSALFSEDSGIGAESESLAGSERRLRRESCESTETNRTTSSSPIGCNATTRNWRSSRRLAGKNSLSGSLTSIDSTCTIMAKELNDTESILGSFSLDYGEEDDIDGVGDADVDDRDMVVRRRANSSPIDPSQRPRRLAPKRIENPRNVEMTLKMKDAISGRIQFVPSQHAISKTKVTGSPKHNGEQWREEDEERSCKRPQTAASGRRAAVQKSQVSKQRRSQSAESLRSRGEDQTLLELERTQKVLNQRIERMSKGKAGSNTRTVPSQKNLGTSPAQSPAASRKQGPSVKNNNVQPPKEKAHLITQPCKHQETSCVDEDDEKPAVQSSKGPIKATPPPSPPSSPRPSSRFSRGRNSVKKLIDTFSKGREQYEETRVLGPLKGVRKCGVPVMPGLGNIEAVLSTGITSCRDESTLNDKTDDLDLDSLPPPPLEVLNDNSFEGAHRFASSDNGSTKKCNSPVAKRAIVSRLRASVQSVTVLPCKGNLPQLSRVPLVMRPDTHDTVTKMEPEKAVATSTQKQAKKITHLQESSETHSEVSSITNCHSGPFLSNAAASLGEQNYKRQPDPEFKSVPQTIVSNSQPSVTTPLSRVRMLPSTPSVPSTVQQRLTSPCSSRKQPIPASSSSPPISRKLPTPPPVHRRLPSPPVTWRNVPNAASSFPFKAPSPPASPQVQRWSRASSSCSSNDSTSRLTGNACSVFGLASPSLFEAQPYSVPQPPQAWTSAGGSPHPRPWGSHARYPVALRGPQPFIRRCHSERRTSLPSRSAVSFSMAQSCGSEPSLNTQGLGDEAPREDELWRSQSDLRTTSRSLTHPDLCIVGQSLHRV, from the exons ATGGGCTGTTCTCCATCAAAAGGTAAAGCTTTTGGGACTTATGGCTCCTTCAGGAGGGGTAGAGCATTGCTACCCGGGACAGAGGATGCTAGTCCTCGAGACTTCCAGTGTGTAGAGTCCAGAGATTTGTCCGTATCAGCAGATGGAGAAACGAAAGAGAGAAAGCCGGTCAACGGCCCAGCCCAGTCATCGCAGAGGGAGCCTCCGTTCTCGCCGCAGAAAAGGAGAACTTGTTTGTCGGATCCGCCTCAAGAAGTGGTCCATTTGGATATTTCAGGAAGTCAAGCAACAAGTAACACTCCGGCGGCGAAGGGGAAACAGAAGTCGGTGGAGAAAGATACGACAGACAAAAGATTGGCCAAGAAACCAAAGAAAACTAGTACAGGTGTGAAACCTGTTAAAAAGGAGAAAGCGAAAAAAGTAATTCTCTCAGAGCAGAAGGTAGACTTCCCAGAACCTCTGGTGAAGGCTCACCAGGCCGCTTatggttttttaaacccaagTATAACTAAGTATGACATTCTACTGGGACTCTTGGAACAGGCCACACAGACCCAGGTGTCTGTGCAGCCTATGGCCGCTTTCATGCTCATGCGTTATGAGGAATTAAATCGTGGCTTGGAAGCAATGGCTTACGAAGGAGAAAAACTCCTGAAGGAAAACGGTGAGCATCTGGCTTGGCCATGTCCAACGAAAAAACCCTCATCTTCTTCTCCTGTGAAGCCAGCCTCTGCCGACGTTGACCCCCCACCAGATttgctgcagcagctgctccagTACACCACACAACGGATGCAGAATGTGTGCCAGACTGTTGGGGGAATTGGGGATTCCGCTTTGGAGGAGGCTGTGGAGTACTTTGCATCGCTCTCTGAGCTTTTAGAAGAGAAACTGCATATCAAGCGTGCAACGGATGCTAGGCTAATGCAACTTCTCACACGGATTGAAACAGCCTCGCTACGTAAGCCTGGACCAGAGGATTCGGCTCTCTTTAGCGAGGACAGTGGTATTGGGGCCGAGAGCGAATCCCTTGCTGGATCTGAAAGGCGGCTTAGGAGAGAAAGCTGTGAATCTACCGAAACAAATAGAACTACTAGTAGCAGTCCCATTGGGTGCAACGCAACTACTAGGAACTGGCGTTCGAGTCGAAGGCTTGCAGGTAAAAACAGTTTGAGTGGGTCCCTCACGTCCATAGATTCTACGTGTACAATAATGGCCAAGGAACTAAATGACACAGAGTCAATCCTGGGTTCGTTCTCGTTGGACTATGGTGAGGAAGATGACATAGATGGTGTTGGGGATGCAGATGTTGATGACAGGGATATGGTGGTTAGAAGGCGAGCTAATTCATCTCCTATAGACCCATCACAACGACCTCGACGTCTCGCACCAAAGCGCATTGAAAACCCGCGTAATGTGGAGATGACTTTAAAAATGAAAGACGCCATCAGTGGCCGTATTCAATTTGTTCCATCGCAACATGCAATTTCCAAAACTAAGGTAACAGGAAGCCCAAAACATAATGGAGAacagtggagggaggaggatgaggagcgaTCTTGTAAGAGACCACAAACTGCCGCTTCTGGTCGGAGGGCAGCAGTACAAAAGAGCCAAGTGTCCAAACAGCGACGCTCTCAGTCTGCAGAGTCTCTGAGGAGCAGGGGTGAAGACCAAACTCTACTTGAGTTAGAAAGAACCCAAAAAGTTCTCAATCAAAGGATAGAGAGAATGAGCAAGGGAAAGGCAGGATCAAACACCAGAACGGTTCCATCCCAAAAAAATCTAGGAACCTCTCCAGCACAGTCTCCAGCAGCAAGTCGTAAACAAGGTCCATCAGTCAAGAACAACAATGTGCAGCCTCCTAAAGAAAAGGCACACTTGATAACACAGCCCTGCAAACACCAGGAGACAAGCTGTGTGGATGAGGATGACGAAAAACCAGCCGTCCAATCATCCAAGGGTCCGATAAAAGCTACTCCACCACCAAgccctccatcatcaccacgACCTTCATCCAGATTTTCCAGAGGGCGGAATTCTGTCAAAAAACTGATCGATACATTCAGTAAAGGCAGGGAGCAATATGAGGAAACCCGCGTTTTAGGACCTCTCAAAGGTGTCAGAAAGTGTGGCGTTCCTGTCATGCCAGGCTTAGGTAATATTGAGGCCGTTCTCAGTACTGGAATCACAAGCTGTCGAGATGAATCAACATTGAATGATAAAACGGATGATTTAGATCTTGACAgtcttccaccacctccactagaGGTATTAAATGACAATTCCTTTGAGGGGGCTCACCGTTTCGCTTCATCAGATAATGgatcaacaaaaaaatgtaaCTCACCTGTCGCTAAGAGAGCTATTGTATCACGGTTAAGGGCCTCAGTTCAGTCAGTCACAGTGCTGCCATGTAAAGGGAATCTGCCACAACTCTCCAGGGTCCCGCTCGTGATGAGACCTGACACACATGACACAGTTACGAAGATGGAGCCAGAGAAAGCCGTGGCTACCTCCACTCAAAAGCAAGCTAAAAAGATCACTCATCTGCAGGAATCTTCCGAAACGCATTCTGAGGTCTCATCAATAACTAATTGTCATTCAGGGCCATTTCTCAGCAACGCAGCAGCCTCACTAGGAGAACAAAATTATAAAAGACAACCAGATCCGGAGTTCAAAAGTGTGCCTCAAACCATAGTTAGCAACAGCCAACCATCTGTCACCACACCTTTGTCCAGGGTGCGAATGCTACCGTCAACACCTTCGGTTCCAAGCACCGTGCAGCAACGACTCACTAGTCCCTGCAGTTCTAGAAAGCAGCCTATCCCTGCCTCTTCAAGCAGCCCCCCAATCAGCCGGAAGCTTCCCACTCCACCGCCTGTTCACAGGAGACTCCCAAGCCCACCTGTTACATGGCGAAATGTTCCAAACGCGGCCTCCTCGTTTCCTTTCAAGGCACCGTCTCCACCAGCCTCACCGCAAGTTCAGAGATGGTCGAGGgcgagcagcagctgcagcagtaaCGACTCTACGTCTCGGCTGACGGGCAACGCTTGCTCTGTGTTTGGCCTCGCTTCCCCATCTCTGTTTGAGGCCCAGCCTTACTCAGTGCCTCAACCTCCCCAAGCATGGACCTCTGCTGGGGGTTCCCCTCATCCGCGCCCTTGGGGAAGCCATGCACGATATCCTGTAGCTCTCCGAGGACCGCAGCCTTTTATCCGGCGCTGCCATTCAGAGCGAAGAACAAGTCTGCCATCTCGCTCAGCTGTCAGCTTCTCCATGGCCCAGAGCTGTGGGAGCGAGCCATCCTTAAATACACAGGG GCTGGGGGATGAAGCTCCCAGGGAGGATGAATTGTGGAGGAGCCAATCAGATCTGCGTACTACCTCACGCTCTCTTACTCACCCTGATCTATGCATTGTGGGTCAGTCCTTACATCGAGTGTGA